The genomic interval CACTTCCATTTATTTCCAACCTTTATCTGGGGACGCTGTGACTGAACACCAAGTTTCCTCCAGCTGCGCCTGGCTTCACTTTTATCATTTCAGTGAAAGCACAGTCCTCTGTGGGTTTACAGGGCCGCTCCACTGAGATAGCTGACTTTAAATGGACTACTGAAAGGTCGACTCTCTTTCCCCCGGTCAGTTGCACCACCACTGGGACCTGCTTTAGTCCCCTGCCATGAAACTGGGAACTACACTATTACACCCATCATCCATACATCCATCTTTAACACCCAGCATCTACTACACCACACACAGGACTCTGACTGCTGCCATTACAAACACCTTCTAAATGATACTCACTGCCTGATAATAAGACTGAATCATCATTTCAGTTCCCCTCCTGATCCAGACTTCACGTTCATGTCAGACATCCTGTTTTTAGAGAAGCTGCAGTAAGTCTCACACAGACGCTGCAGTAGCAGTTTCTTATTTCTGGACTTGATTTACCTGTGAAGCAACAGCAAAGGTGAAGAGGGCTGATTTTAGACACTGTACAAACctacagaaaacattttcacttcccACTCTGAGAAATACGTTAAGGTTGTAACGTCTGCCGCTGAACGTTCTGATGAACAAAAAGACCAAACGTGAGCACTCGGCCCAATTCACTATGATCAGCTCCTTTCCAATCATCAATAACTGATCATGGCTCACTGACATCACCTGGGTCATTAAGCCAAAGACGAACATTTAACGTCCAGcaaaaaaagaattaaagaatgagttgtttttctctcctcactaacacctcctctcttttcccatCTGAAGTGAATCGACCATGTGgagtaaaagtgtgtgttaGCAAATTATCACGACTTATTGATTCAGTAAAACTCTGAAGTCATGTTATATCAggacgctctctctctctattgatCGCTGCCGTCCTCTCATGACAGCTCTGACCAGGCCTGCAGAGTCCtgtatcagcagcagctctgaggccTTCCTGgtcatgtgtgtgtcacagctgaTTGCTCCTAATGTGGCCTGTGAAACCTCAGATAGGCTGTGACTCTGTATTTTCTATCAGTCCTCTGGTCCCTCTACTTTATCCACCATGCCTGGCTCGATGGCTCCTACTTTTTATTTACGTATCTATAATATAGATTTTCTATTGATCCAACCGATGAATCAGCTAATCATTGCAGGTCTGCCTCTCCTGGataattacacagaaaactACAGAGTGAGATCACTGTGGAGTCATcaacaaataattaaataaatgctCATCTCATTTTAAAGCTCACAGTAACAGATCTACAGAGGAGTATCTGGACATGAAACAGTAAGGCTGAAATGTTGATAATAACTGTACAGGTTATGTTGGTTATGTGTGCTTACTGCAGCTTGATTTCATTCAGCCATGAATCCTGGAGTCTGCTCtgggaaacacagaggacagttACAGTTTCCCCTCAGGCCAGGACGTAACACAGCCACTTTCAAAGAggtgaacaacaacaacacaactatgacagcgtgtgtgtgtgtgtgtgtgtgatggacgCCTGCTATCAATTATTTAACCAGACACTACCtggtacaaacacaaacacacaggtatgATTAACAGAAcgactgtgtgtcagtgttctGTAAAAACATCATTCAGCTggtgacaaaacacaaacacacagacagagctgccaCTGGGAGAACAGATAGAGCcacagctctcacacacagctggaCGCTACGTTTCATGATAACATGACTTTGTTGTGACGGTTAGAAAATGTGGTGACAAATCAACATGAAGGATGATTAGTTTGTTGTAGAGCAGCACACTGAAGGTTTGATTATTTTATCTTCAGCTGAAATATTAAGTCATTTCACTTCTTTATTCAGCACAGTTCAGATTCATTCAGACTGTGACACCACAGAGTGTAAACATGGTGATATGGTTATATGACCACCTGTTGGTTCGACACACTCAGTGATTGGTCAGGATCAATCTGATCAATCAGACACTGCACACTGTGACTGTCTAATCTGACATggtgacaaagaaacagtgcAACATGTCGACTGATATTTACTtctgaactgagctgaacttCACCTGACATTTCAGACTGAACTGCATCAAGTCTGTGCTCAGTACTTTATGATCATCTTCATCTGACCCGTCCCTTCATGCCCTGATTTCAACTGAAGGAAAGTCAGAGTGAACCTTcaggggaaagaaaaacagagagaaatgaaacacCGACAGGAAGTAGAGCACAAACAAGACAAACGACTGAACTGGATTCAGCTTAATTGCACTGAGCTGAAGCAGgtggcacagacacacagagagataaacaCACAGGGTCATTAGTTCCTGCTGCAGGTCAGGAAGCAGAGTGGAGCTCCTGACCCTCACCTCAGGCTGCTGCAGTAAACCACTCATCAACTGGGCACTGTGACAAACAGCTCTCCTCTCACTGAGCTTTTTCACACTCCAAATAATTCAGTCTGCACTCAGGTCTTCAGTGACTCTGGAGGCAAAGTCACTGCTGATTACAACACGGTATAAAGTACATATTTAATGAAGTGTTCAGgtgtttctgatttttatttacattatcacTAAATGGACCTGAGCTCTCCTGTGAGTCGGCTGTGACAGAGCTGATCTGGGTGCAGCAGTGAACATGGAGGTGGACGGTCAGGTCTCAGTAAATCAGTTAGCTGCAGAGCTCCAGAGCTGCAGTGGAGGACTTATCTGATCTGAGCTCAGTCTGCTCAGATCTAATGAGCTCAAACTCAACAAATAACACCTGACCTCTGAATTATGAATTAAACTACTCTATGACTTCAAATAAAACTGCACGTACGTCGTTAGTGTTGTGATACACTGGCTGTTTTAACAAGTGTGTTATTTTACTTTTGGATCATTTTATTTAAGGTTgtagaaacaaaactgaaaatgaaagtttgATAAAAATTGTGCATAAATTTAATTGATGTctcacaaagaagaaaaaaacacttcaacCCCAGAGCAACAGGAGCTTAACATCTCCCTGGTTATAAAATCTCATCAGAGATTTCCGCTCGCTCTCACAAACCAATTAACCCAAACTCATTAGCCAACTAGTTTCAGTGATACTGAACTAAAGACAGCTGCCGCACATTTGATTCCAGCTGCTCGACAATCTGATCAGAGAGCTGATGAAACGCACGGCTCCTCCCCTCTGATAAAGTTATCGTACGCTCCCACGCAAACGGATAAGATAATCCCAGCTCTCCCTCCGGGCACAAACTCATTGACTTAATGGTCTTCTGAATGACGCCGATACCGATTCAAACGCTCACTTCCTCGAtagagcaagaggaggaggaggaggaggaggaggaggaggaggaggagcttcaccaccaccacaggtCTACCTCCACTTTACTCTGATCTTTTCCTCTCAAGTtctgcattttcagtttttacagaaCATTTACACCCAGTGAGAGGTAATATAGTAAATATAATAGGTAATATGACTGAGACCTCTGTTTAGTTGTGTAAGAATGAAGTAAAGGTTTTACACACTCAAGCTACAAACTGTAACATCAGGCCACAATCAACACTGCTCCTAACGGACCGCTCACACCAAAACTGACAATAACCCATGTGTGATATcaataatgtgactgtgtgcaaTAATGCAGCAGTACATGTACACTCAACTGTGCAACATCAATACCTCCTAGGTGCAATAATGCAATCTCAGCAGCTGAGTCTGAACCAGTTCATCTCACTTATTCATGGATTTATTTTAtgattgttttgtatttattcacaTGTACTGATCTCACTCACTTTGTTAATTACTTCTGTTTATTCATTTCTATTCACTGCTGCTCTTAATATTGcactctctctccactgtgGGAATAATAAAGATCTTTTATAGTTAAACCTACGCTTACAAAGTAAAGTCATCATATAAAACCTTTCATGAATCAGTGGAAATGTGAAGCTGGAACTTGTTTTTGTGGATAATGAAGAAGTTGCTACAGCTCCAGATCAGACTCAGAGCAAACCACCTTTAAAGATCCTCCATGTGTCACCTCAACATCCTCTTTAAACTGCAGAGGCTGAAACATGGAAACCGGTTGTGACTCTGACTTCAAACTTTGAGTCAGTGACAGAAGATCAACCTGAACTTTCCTCAGTGAAGTGAGAATTTCAGAATCTCTGCAGCAAACTGCTcacacaacatcaacactgCAACACCGCCACCTTGTGGTGAGATAATATTAACCTCATACTGAGCACAACTGAAATCATTACATTCAGTTTTCACAGATGTCTGAAGCAATCTGAGGTTCAGATTCACAGCAGAATAATCTCAGGTCTTACCTGAGGCTGAGGCAAAGCATCCTGGGATGTGAGGAGACCAAATGGTGCTGTAGATGACCCCTTCATGACCTCTGAGAGTAGTCAGTGAGTGGCTGAGAGCAGAGTCCCACTGGAAGGAACAGAACAAATCACATCACAGtcagaagagagaagaaacagaggacTGAAAAAGACgcacaaagacaaacatctCACCACTTTGGCCGTGTGATCCCACGACCCAGAGACGATGAGGTTCTCTCCTCTGGTCTGACTCCAGTCCACAGCgtacaccttcacacacacatccagagtCAGATACAGCAGCCTTCTatgaacaagtgtgtgtgtgtgtgtgtgtgtgtgtgtgtgtgtcatacctcttgtgtgtgttctttggCCACCCTGAGCGGAGCGCTGTGATTGGCTATGTCCCACAGCTGCAGGCTGCCGTCTCCACCCCCGGCAACCAAGACATGTTCATTGGTTTCACTCCACGCCACATCGAACAGACCGTCACTCCACtcccagctgacacacacacacacacacacagaaacagctgttaacattatgttgaaaatcttaaaatatgaaaaaagagaaaatgtaccTCCTCACTAGAGAGACTCCTGACTCCGTCTCATCCAGGACCAGAAGAGCACCACAACctacaaacattttatttaattcattttaccATATTCTTAAAAACATCACTCACAGATAAAAGTGAAAGGAAACGGTGTCGTCACTCACGACTGTACTGACCAGCTAGTCCATAGTACTGGGAGGCAGCACAGGCCACTCTGTTGGGGATGAACGGAGACACTTCCACAGCGTAGCCGTGACGGGCCGGACTGCGaaacaccttcatcatcatcatcagcagcagcagcagcagcagcagcagcagcagcagctaccTGCAGCCCCACAGAGCCACctgctggaaaaacagaaagtcagagaggaggaggctgtgggagaaaacactgaactcttttctttcactgaaaCTTCTGTCTCTGTAACATGTGAGCTGAGAACAACAGTAGACTGTTGGGCTGACTGGAACACTGCTGCCACTAATTTTAAATAACAGATGAAAACCATTCATGAACATCTTTGATGTTGACCTCCACCGTAGCAGGTAACACGAAAACAGCCAAACGTCGCAGTTAacacagataaaataaataaattaatttaatttaattaataactaaCCAGTTTCACAGTTTAACGTTGAGTCGACGTGTTAAAACATCTGTAAACCGGTTCAGAAATCCATTAGTGAAGACGTTTCTCCCgctcagcagctcctctgcttCTCACTGTTTACTGTACAGCACCTTTCACCACTTCCGTGTTTTTATCACGTGACCAACTAACCCGGATTGAACTCTAATTGTAGAGAGGCGTCGGTAGAGGGCGGTGTTCCCACTGGATTCAACAGAGCCGTTCACTTttaactgaaaaacaagaactATTTATCAAACTCGTTCatactaatgataataatacattGGCTGAAGCAGTATTATTAagaatattcatattttatttgcatttgaacaTTTGTTAGGAAATCACAccattttatctttttcttcttggtgTCATTTATcagccacaaacaaacaaacaaacaaagactaAATCTGACACTGATTGGACAGTTACTGTCTAAATATCTTGATTGTCTGCACTTGTCACTCTGATAATAAATCCTCCTTATTATCTGATTAATTAACTTCTTTAATCGGTTGGTCAgtaaaacatcatcaaacagtgagaaatgttaaaactgtgtGGTGCCTGTTATAAATCACTTAGATGGCTGCTCATCTAAGAAACATTTACTTTGCTcctaacagagagaaaacagttcCAGGGTTTAACGCTGTGAGTGAGGTCTGACACTGTGACCTGTAGGCTGCGGTTACATCTTTCCTACTGTTTAAACTCAACATCCACTGCATTCcatataataaatatagattatttcacattttaaagcaacatcatGGAACCATTTGACCTTCAAATAACAGCTTTTCCCACAtataaagaaaaactgtgtttactTCACTTTGAAGAATAATTcataaatcaaaacacagattACTGTTACAATAGGATTTTATTATAAATGGCACCAAAAACATAGGAAAGGAGAAGTTCAGCTACAGtataataaaaaagagaaaacttcTCTGTCTGATTATTGACGTCCTGTAGAATGTGATCCATGCAGTATTgataaaaaagtcaaatataaaacagtttGGGATCACTGAAAATTCGTAGCACCAAACTCAGCCTCGTGCAGAAGCTGCTGTATCTTGGTTCTGACCAACGACTGCTTTTCTGCAGAAAGTCTTCTCATGGCTGGAGCCAAGCTCAGCAGGAAGAGAGTAACATCGTCTCTCTGATCCACATCCAGGTTCCTCTGCGTCTCCCTGGTCTCCATCCTCCTCAGGTACTCCTCCAGCAGACTGTCGCTGCTCTTCCTCTTGGCTCGAGTCGGTCTGGACGGCACGCcgcactcctcctcctcctcgtccgTGTGATCTAAAATCTCAGTCACCACAATTTCCTGCTCCTCTGATTTCAGGTGGTTGAGCCTGGATGTCGTGCTGGACGGCGGCGGGCTGCAGACAGCCTGACGGTGCTGGAGATCAAGCTGCGGGACAGCGGGAGGCATCAGCTGATCCGAGGGCTGTGAGGAAGAGTGTGGAGAAACTAAGGATGTGGCCAAAGCTGTAACTGACTGCATCATCATCTCAAACAGCTCCTTCATGTTAGCATGTTGGACGTGCTGTGTTTGCACGCTGTCGTCTTTAGCAGCAGAGTCTGAGGTCACCTCAATCTTTGCCTCTTTAAGTCTGATAGCGTCTCCGTTGGCGGGAGACGGTCGCTTCCTCGGGACGAACTCTGAGAAGGACGACGATGAcgatgatgttgttgttgcgTCTGCTACAGCGAAGCCTTGAAAGACAGATAAAACTATTACACTGGATTTTCTTTACTATTCAGATCCTTTACGTAAGTCAAAGtatcaaacaacaacacaaacaaaacaaacaaacaacaaaacatctcaTCTACGAACCGTAGTTCTCGTCGTCGTCGCTCCTCGTCTCTGTGGTCGTACTGCAGCCCACCATTTCAGCCGAGTGCAGCTGGGAGGGCTGCGGGTCCAGAGCCCAGCCGTTGGTGCCTGCAGCTCTGGCGTCGATAAACGGGTTTAAAAACGACAAAATGGACGAGTATCTCCACGGCCTGTAGTTTAACAGCCCCACGCCGCTCTCacgtctctctttctctctctgcctttcccTCCTGTGTTGGTCTCTCAGAGTCTTCCACTTCCTCCTGCATTCAGACTCTGAACAACACATGAAGAAAACGAGACGTTCACTTTACTTTTCTTTCAACAGGCCCcaggaaaagaccaaaaccagcacTACGTCTCCCACTAACACGTCCTGTGTGTAATAAAAcctgtcttcttcctctgagccacagagattcactgtacaaaaataaaaacattttaaaccaaatatatttgattttaatatttacatcCTCCAAAAGCCAACGCCTCTGAAACAGTGTGAATACacactgaacattaaaaccTTCATAACTCGGTGTAACTGTGCTGTTGTTTCAGATTTATGCCTCAGTAGGAACCAATGAGCTCGGAGctgaaaaccactgacagtCGGAACGTATTTAAACACGGACACGTATTGTTTTGATCTTTTTCATCAGGGAATTAGattaaattacataaataaaatgttttgttggaGTGTATCTGTCTGGCCACATCAACACTGCATCGTTTAGGTGACTTTTTTCATCACGTCGACTTCACCGCGCGGTTGTTTTTTCGCCGTTAAACGGTAGAAAACTTGAGCCTCTCACCGGGAACACCAACGATCTCCGCGACCTGCCTCCACGAGTCCGCCCTCATGTTCAGGTCCCGGTAGGTCAGTGAGTTTGTGTCGTAGAGACTCGGGAAGCCGGAGACGGCCATGATCAGTTTGTACTCCATGTTTGTTGGAAACTTCTGTACCTGCCCGAAGCAACGGAGCGAGAGGAATAGGAAAAAAACAACGGTGTGATTCCGTTTCCGGTTCGAATGTAAACAAACGCTATTGGCTGCGGTTCCGCGCGTCACAGCTCATTTGCATAAAATGTGCGCaatgttattgtttttcattcatctgcATTTACTTacgttttattttttataattttattgtttcattgtCGTAATTctcaattctttttttttttaaattaattatcgtctgtttttgttttcatctttctgtgttttaatctttctctctctctttggacACTTtcactaataaaataaaaacaccaatattataattatttcctcaaaatgttgaactgttcctgtATAAGTCACCATGCCATGTTTTAGACCAAGAAAGTCAAAGGTTTTGGTTCCATTTAAACGTCCTGTATCAGAAATGGACAAAATATTCACCGACAGTGACTTAAAGGCCTAAATCCAGATGTCAGCTTTTACTGAGGTTTATCTCAGTACATGATTCCCAATTTACACTGGGACAGTTTTGGTTGCTCAGTACAGACAGGATGAATCATAACAGCACTGTGACatagggttaggttagggtgAGGGTTGTgatacagagagacaggacGTCTCTCTCAGACGTGTCTGCACCCTGCTTTGACTTTGTTTCCACATTCAGCTCTGACTGGCTCGCTGAGCCGTCGTCAGCATTTGTTTTCGTGGTGTTTCATCTGGGCGTGGCCTGATGCTACAGGACATTAGCATAACTCCCTGTGAATACCTTcagctacaaagacacaggaagcagcaggaTGTCCCAGCGGCTGAGAGCTGGGCAGCGTTCAGCAGCTTTGGTTGAGCCACACTTAGTAACAAcaatacacacaacaacagctcaTGTGAATCCCACAGAGAGCggacacagctgcagcacacagtGTCAACAGCAACTTTCCAAATCCAAAGGAACCTGCTGCTCATGAAAAACAAGGAGGATTGTAAGTCTCACTAGTTTCCTCTAGGAGGCGTCATCGCTCCAACAAGTCCTGAACTCAGCCTCCAGACCTGAGTTCACTGTGGGGATCAGATGTAAGAAAAGACTCCTCAAACACACCTGGTCCTCAGTCCTCCTGTAAaacatcactgactgactgaagacTGGATCTCTCGATCATGAGGTCCTATCCTGtcatattcatttcattcatctaTCCATCTAATAAATTACCAGAGAAACTGATATAAATATAAAGTAACTTCCCAGTGGGTGTCAGGTGATACAGCATGCTGCGTTACTGTGACTCTCTCCCATTTTattcattgatttattgattttagaTTGTAAAAACTTTAACCTCAGAGACTAATACAGTTCCagtatgtacattttaaatacaGGAGAAGTGCACACTGACAGAAACGTGCAGAATGAACATTTGATgtgatgcacagacacagtgaagAACACACAGTGAGTTGGGGAAATCCCTTCCAGTTTCCCAGACTGTTTATTAGCCTAAATAAAGCagcaggggtcaaaggtcaccgaGTCTAAAAATAGAGCCTCCAGAGGTCAGAGAAGTGAACtgggcagcagcaggaaatcctCACAAACCACAGACTGAAGATGTGGGTCTATGAAGGGACAGACCATCCAGACTCCCACAGGTTTTTTTAGTCTTTGACGTCACAAAGGAGAATAAACCTTTCGACCGCTGCTCAGTATCGACAGGACGACTCCACAAATCCTGCAAGAACCCCAACGCTCACATGTTCCCgtagcaaaacaaacatggacgACAACCAGCAGCTTCTGCTGTTTATATGCAGAGACGTTTTGTGctgaaaagtgaaaacagtttgCAGAGATCCTGAATGCAGAGGTGTGCAGCACCGAGGAACCATCTCAGGTAAAGTTCCTCGTTATGTCCGACTGTGAACACTCAGACTGGATCATATTCAGAACCGGTCTGTATGTGTCCCTGTCCGTCAGTGAGACAGATTCTAAAGATTATAACTGAAATGAATGACAGAACCTTTTTGTCCATAAACAGCCCTaaacaaagcagagcagagctgaaagAAGTGCAGCCTGACATCAGCTGAAactgctctgtttctttgttttctctctttttcctgtttcctctttgttcGTATCACATTtctttccccttcttctctttgtttctcagcctcactttctttctcctctccctcgtttcctctcctctctctctctctgttctcgTGTTATGCAACAGTGTGGTGGAGGGCGgtcagcagacagcagcagctctgtgtgtgtgtgtgtgtgacagtaaagTGAGCGCCTCAGGGTGTTGGCAGCGTCTTGGGAACGGTGTGACCAGGACGTGGGAGCAGACGtacgtcacacacacatgcacacatttactgtacacacagacacacacacacacacacacagatgcagacgAGGCTGAGAAATGGGTCAGTGTTGGCCAGAGGAGATTTAATTACACACACCCCTCTCTGCtatttggacacacacacacacacacacacacacacagttctcaTCGTCATACTTTCTCAGCTGAAGAAAATACCTTCTGTAATGTCTCTGAGCGTCGTCCTGGtaataaatgaacaaactgaCGTCAGTTCACATgatcttaaaggaacagttcattttgggaaacacacttattCGCTTTCTGGTTTAGAGAAGCAGCTCGACCTCACGCTCTGAtctgtacactaaatatgaagttactgcaggcagccagttagcttagcttagcataaagactgggggaaacagctagcctggctcaggGGTGGGGCAGGCCCCCCAGTTGTTGGCTTGTTAATCTCAAACCCTAAGAGACAGAATGATAAGAAAGAGCAGGATGAAGTCACAGatagatgtttttatttcagtaaatcGATGTGAGACATTTTCAAGTTGAATATTGAAGCTCAGCCCTGAAGACACTGCAGGGTGCAGCCAGACAGCAGCCAtgttttctgcagcaggaaactTTTTGACCAGATACAGATCAGGGAGGCTGAAAAACTGATCTCACATCAGCCGAACACACACTGGGTGGagcttcagactgtgtgtgtgtgtgtgtgtgtgtgtgtgtgtgttaactaaATTTACTAAAATTTAGCTAAACTAAATTAACTAAAGACATAAAACGGACATCAAAGCCAagccaggacacacacacacacacacccaggagCACATGATACACACATGATACAcacatgatacacacacacacacacacacacacacagtcaggtgTCTACATGACTGTCCCATAAAGATTAAGAGGAAGGAACGTCAGGAACGCTGAGAATGTGGCAGGTGACAGTTTACAGTGGAGATgtcaacctgtgtgtgtgtgtgtgtgtgtgtgtgtgtgtacataacTGTGTGTTGGTGACAAACACTAGATTAACACACATGTAGAGattcagagaaacagtgagacGAGGGGACGGTGAgagttatatttattatattctgGTTAATGTGGGTttggtttcaaaataaaatgtacgTAGAAATATTCTGTAAAAACTCCATGTTAACCTCTGGTAAGCTGGTAAACCAGTCAGTAAGTCACTCTCCCTGCTTTTAACATTCTGCCAGTCAGTGAACCTGTCACAGTGTTTCCAGTAAAGCGGTGGGTCAGAGTATTTAAAGCTCTGAGAATCTGACTTCAGAAACCAAACAATCACTGTTGTGCCGCTCGTCGCCTgaatcaacaaacacacacacacacacactccagccaCCGTGCACCACTTCCTTGCTTTCTGCTTCTCCAACATCCTCGCACTGCTCtcctctcgttctctctctctcccctgacTCTCTATAggtctctcgctctctctgatTAATTACCACTAAATCACCAGCAGTCACGAAACGACGGGCGGCCTTTCTTTCTACAAGtccttcactctcttcctccttttctccgACTTCCCTCCTTCTTCTGTGGCATTTCAGATGGTCCTCCTCCTCGCTCATTGTTCGGGAATAAACTGGAGGATTGCTCATTCACTGGCGCTCAACttgtttttctccacatttttattcatccGGGGCACGAATGCCCCTCGTCTcattcacactgtttcacacattcacacctgggagctTCCCAGAACAAACAGTCCTCCAGCAGGGTTTCATGGTCTgctgaaacaaagacaaagtgaCGCACACGCAactaaaacagcaaagaaatgtTCACTTCAGTGTTTCATCTGTTGTTCAAAGTAACAGTCTGCAGCCATGTTGGCGGCTCTGTCAGGAAAactacagctgaggctgatgggagttTGCAGGTCAGAgtcacagttcatcctgaggagaaCGTGAACGTCTGAACCTGATTTCACCACCGTCCATCAACAGATGTGGAGATACGAGCTCTCTCAGATACAGCACCAGTGAAGGACAGcggctgctctgtgtgtgtgtgtgtgtgtgtgtgagtgtgtgagttcACCATCAACCcatgaaaagtgtgtgtgagactccGTTCAACTTGTTTTCCCCTTCAGTCACCACAGAGGCACGAaaggaagggtgtgtgtgtgtgttcgcttTGTATACGCATCTTAAAGAccgtgtctgagtgtgtgtgtgtgtgtgtgtgtacaggggGTGTGATGCAGTGTCTGCAGACTGTcgaggatgtgtgtgtgtgtgtgtgtgtgtgctgcagtgggAAACACAGCAATGCTTCCTGATCTTGATAGTGCTTAACAAGGGTGGAGGGTTTGAGccgtatctgtgtgtgtgtgtgtgtgtgtgtgtgttggggtttCATATCGTCGTGGCCATCGCCTTCAACAACAGGGGGAAGTGGTTCAGAGCAAAGGCCATTGTAGTtgtaatgctgtgtgtgtgtgtgtgtgtgtgtgtgtgttggacgGACAAATCCAAACTTTAATAGATCAGAGCAGAAAGAGGTTGAATGTTGTGTGGAACTAGTTCTATCCAAGTATGTGTGTTAATACGCATGACAGTGACCTGGATACCtctcatcctgtgtgtgtgtgtgtgtgtgtgtgtgtgtgtgtgtgtgtgtgttacaagaTAAGACATCAGTGTGTCCGATCCTTCCTTCCCGCCATCAGGAGAGTCAACCCCTCTCTCttgaaccagaaacatctctatatatctctaccagactccattgataaaaacagggatttaaccaggagctgctggaataccactgcctccatctgttagtgtgtctgtgttactgtgtggtacttttacttctacAGTGGATCTGAATAAGTCTTCCACCTCTGGGAGTCACACAGTAACTCAAACACACTaacaggtggaggcagtggtattccagcagctcctgtaaaataacagctt from Lates calcarifer isolate ASB-BC8 linkage group LG7_1, TLL_Latcal_v3, whole genome shotgun sequence carries:
- the pex7 gene encoding peroxisomal biogenesis factor 7 isoform X1 — translated: MMMMKVFRSPARHGYAVEVSPFIPNRVACAASQYYGLAGCGALLVLDETESGVSLVRSWEWSDGLFDVAWSETNEHVLVAGGGDGSLQLWDIANHSAPLRVAKEHTQEVYAVDWSQTRGENLIVSGSWDHTAKVWDSALSHSLTTLRGHEGVIYSTIWSPHIPGCFASASGDGTLRVWDLKAAACRLAIPAHNAEILSCDWCKYDQNVVATGSVDCSVCVWDLRNVRQPVNQLRGHTYAIRRVKFSPFSKTVLASCSYDFTVRFWDYSRNQPLLDTVEHHSEFVCGLDFNLHVPNQVVDCSWDETVKIYTPACLSAGTHSTAP
- the pex7 gene encoding peroxisomal biogenesis factor 7 isoform X2, which gives rise to MMMMKVFRSPARHGYAVEVSPFIPNRVACAASQYYGLAGCGALLVLDETESGVSLVRSWEWSDGLFDVAWSETNEHVLVAGGGDGSLQLWDIANHSAPLRVAKEHTQEVYAVDWSQTRGENLIVSGSWDHTAKVWDSALSHSLTTLRGHEGVIYSTIWSPHIPGCFASASGDGTLRVWDLKAAACRLAIPAHNAEILSCDWCKYDQNVVATGSVDCSVCVWDLRNVRQPVNQLRGHTYAIRRVKVLGLQQEPASSGHGGASLRVRLWIRLQPARPQPGGGLFLG
- the LOC108882240 gene encoding uncharacterized protein LOC108882240 isoform X2, whose protein sequence is MEYKLIMAVSGFPSLYDTNSLTYRDLNMRADSWRQVAEIVGVPESECRRKWKTLRDQHRRERQREKERRESGVGLLNYRPWRYSSILSFLNPFIDARAAGTNGWALDPQPSQLHSAEMVGCSTTTETRSDDDENYGFAVADATTTSSSSSSFSEFVPRKRPSPANGDAIRLKEAKIEPSDQLMPPAVPQLDLQHRQAVCSPPPSSTTSRLNHLKSEEQEIVVTEILDHTDEEEEECGVPSRPTRAKRKSSDSLLEEYLRRMETRETQRNLDVDQRDDVTLFLLSLAPAMRRLSAEKQSLVRTKIQQLLHEAEFGATNFQ
- the LOC108882240 gene encoding uncharacterized protein LOC108882240 isoform X1 gives rise to the protein MEYKLIMAVSGFPSLYDTNSLTYRDLNMRADSWRQVAEIVGVPESECRRKWKTLRDQHRRERQREKERRESGVGLLNYRPWRYSSILSFLNPFIDARAAGTNGWALDPQPSQLHSAEMVGCSTTTETRSDDDENYGFAVADATTTSSSSSSFSEFVPRKRPSPANGDAIRLKEAKIEVTSDSAAKDDSVQTQHVQHANMKELFEMMMQSVTALATSLVSPHSSSQPSDQLMPPAVPQLDLQHRQAVCSPPPSSTTSRLNHLKSEEQEIVVTEILDHTDEEEEECGVPSRPTRAKRKSSDSLLEEYLRRMETRETQRNLDVDQRDDVTLFLLSLAPAMRRLSAEKQSLVRTKIQQLLHEAEFGATNFQ